A single Brienomyrus brachyistius isolate T26 chromosome 11, BBRACH_0.4, whole genome shotgun sequence DNA region contains:
- the shcbp1 gene encoding SHC SH2 domain-binding protein 1: MADDEVCVATPQPEIGEGEFVNEDGGEEAPGGECAFREKAASEADAEGSRETQRDLLHVKQGLFQNEGNGDDDDSGTDYGSGDKPGTFLKKAEHVGDGVLPATFQTIQLLFYERFKAYQDYMLGDCKTSEVKAFIADYLEKVVEPCDWQALWCTEVFDVQVEVVDVDYVGLKASVELVLPMRCVVRGCEISEEAMRDLLEATQHMVPLQELHTVYDESGDFDHTALAVEHLRFFYKHIWRKWDEEDEDDDFDYFVRCVEPRLRLYYDILEDRVPAGLVAEYHSLLARCLEKFQEFSSLRNDICSDSESELDNVSMVEGLRMCEQMEALKRKLRIIENPLLRHVLGYKVNSGQQSYSAKGQRKGAGRVVHVVSSSMTVGQLQTLMVDKLLPDFSGEQFELQFHGDLLLAIDACYEGDVVIICTGHYLVSRSINIPDSIEVEGFGLSDEVVIEKRGKGDAFIESTAANAKISNLKFIQHDAIEGILCVRQGRLEMENCVLQCETTGVIVRTSAQLTMNMCDLYGAKGAGVEIYPGSICTLVGNGIHHCREGVLIKDFADKLDTLPRITMVNNVIHNNEGYGVILVKPADLPSDSGVVGGHSADELVSPKKAAHDSESGPMKPGRVQVEVPLLVLEEPPMDSHYYDVPPDITEGNDAIKKELVATSAKKSQRQKCAMKDLGVTQADDNLLSQEMFVSIQGNQFRRNGKGSFGTFQY; the protein is encoded by the exons ATGGCAGACGATGAGGTCTGTGTCGCTACACCCCAGCCGGAGATTGGAGAGGGGGAGTTTGTCAACGAAGATGGAGGAGAGGAGGCTCCGGGAGGCGAATGCGCTTTCAGGGAGAAGGCTGCTTCGGAGGCGGACGCGGAGGGGAGTCGGGAGACACAGCGTGACCTGCTTCACGTAAAGCAAG GTCTTTTTCAGAATGAAGGAAATGGTGACGATGATGACAGTGGCACAGACTATGGCAGTGGAGACAAGCCCGGTACCTTTCTGAAGAAGGCAGAGCATGTTGGAGATGGAGTTCtgccagcaaccttccagacaATTCAACTGCTGTTCTATGAGAGGTTTAAAGCTTACCAGGATTACATGTTAG GGGACTGCAAGACATCAGAAGTAAAAGCCTTCATAGCGGATTACCTGGAGAAGGTGGTGGAGCCCTGTGATTGGCAGGCCTTGTGGTGCACAGAGGTGTTCGACGTGcaggtggag GTGGTGGACGTGGACTATGTGGGGCTGAAGGCCTCTGTGGAGCTGGTCCTGCCCATGCGATGTGTGGTGCGGGGCTGTGAAATCAGTGAGGAGGCCATGCGAGACCTGCTAGAGGCCACCCAGCACATGGTGCCCCTGCAGGAGCTTCACACGGTCTATGATGAGTCAGGAGACTTTGACCATACGGCACTGGCTGTGGAGCACCTGAG GTTTTTCTACAAGCACATCTGGAGAAAGTGGGACGAGGAAGACGAGGACGATGACTTTGACTACTTTGTTAGATGTGTAGAGCCTCGCCTACGGCT GTACTATGACATCCTGGAGGACCGGGTGCCGGCAGGTCTGGTAGCCGAGTACCATTCTCTGCTAGCCCGCTGCTTGGAGAAGTTTCAGGAGTTCTCAAGCCTGCGCAACGACATCTGCAGCGACTCTGAGTCGGAGCTGGACAACGTCTCCATGGTGGAGGGCCTGCGGATGTGCGAGCAGATGGAGGCCCTGAAGCGCAAGCTACGAATCATCGAGAACCCGCTGCTCAG GCACGTTTTGGGCTACAAGGTGAACTCGGGGCAGCAATCGTACAGCGCAAAGGGCCAGCGCAAGGGCGCCGGCCGGGTCGTGCACGTGGTGTCTTCTTCCATGACAGTGGGCCAGCTGCAGACCTTGATGGTGGACAAGCTGCTCCCCGACTTCTCTGGAGAGCAGTTCGAGCTGCAG TTTCATGGTGACCTGCTGCTGGCCATCGATGCCTGCTATGAGGGCGACGTGGTCATCATCTGCACAGGCCACTACCTCGTCAGTCGCTCCATCAACATTCCTGACTCCATTGAGGTGGAAG GCTTTGGCTTGTCTGATGAGGTGGTGATCGAGAAGAGAGGCAAGGGCGACGCTTTCATAGAGTCGACTGCCGCCAATGCAAAGATATCTAACCTGAAGTTCATCCAGCATGACGCCATCGAGGGCATCTTGT GTGTCCGTCAGGGCCGGTTGGAGATGGAGAATTGTGTCCTTCAGTGTGAGACGACAGGTGTGATTGTACGCACCTCAGCCCAGCTGACCATGAATATGTGTGACCTTTATGGGGCaaag GGGGCCGGCGTTGAGATCTACCCCGGCAGCATCTGCACTCTCGTGGGAAATGGCATCCATCACTGCAGAGAGGGAGTGCTCATCAAG GATTTTGCGGACAAGTTGGACACCCTTCCTAGAATCACCATGGTCAACAACGTGATCCACAACAACGAGGGTTATGGCGTGATCTTGGTGAAGCCGGCCGACCTCCCCTCGGACAGTGGGGTTGTTGGGGGACACTCTGCAG ATGAGTTGGTGAGTCCCAAAAAGGCGGCACATGACTCTGAGTCTGGCCCGATGAAACCAGGCAGGGTCCAGGTTGAGGTTCCCCTTCTGGTGTTGGAGGAACCCCCCATGGACTCTCACTACTACGACGTACCCCCGGACATCACCGAGGGCAACGACGCTATCAAGAAGGAGCTGGTGGCTACGTCTGCTAAGAAGAGCCAGCGGCAGAAATGTGCGATGAAGGACCTGGGCGTGACGCAGGCCGATGACAACTTGCTGTCTCAAGAGATGTTCGTCTCCATCCAGGGCAACCAGTTCAGGAGGAACGGCAAGGGCAGCTTTGGAACCTTCCAGTACTAA